The Kineococcus rhizosphaerae genome segment GTCGGACAGGACGAGGAACCCGTACTGCTCGGCGAGCTCGACCAGCCGGCGCCGCGACGCCGTCGGGGAACTGGTCCCGGTCGGGTTCTGGAAGTCCGGGATCGTGTACAGCAGCTTCGGGCGCAGCCCCGCCCGGAGCTGGGTCTCGAGGTCGTCGAGGTCGATGCCGTCGGGCCCCGTGGCCACGGGCCGGGTGTCGACGCGCCGTTGCCGCAGGAGGGTGAGGACGAGGGGGTACGTGGGGTTCTCGACCAGCACGACGTCCTGGGGGTCCAGCAGCGCGTCGAAGACGAGCGCGAGCCCGTGCAGGGCGCCGTTGGTGACCGCGACGCGGTGCGGGACGGTCCCCTCGTCGGTCGCGATCCACTCCCGCAGCTCCGGCAGGCCCAGCGGGACGGAGTAGCGCAACGAGGGCGCGGCCGGGTCGGCCAGTTCGTCCGCGAACGCCCGCGACAGGCCCGCCAGCGGCAGGGTGTGCGCGCCGGGGGTGCCGCCGTGCAGGCCGATGGTCCCCTCGACGGTGCTCGTCGGGCGGGGGCCGAACCCCACGGCGGGCAGGACGTCCTTCGCACGGCGGGACAGCAGGTGCGGACCGGCGTCGAGGGAGGCGATGTCGTCGCGCAGGATCGTCACCGGGTCACCCGGCCCGGCTCGGTCCCGAGGGCGATCGGCACGCGGACGGCGTTGCCCCACTCGGTCCAGCTGCCGTCGTAGTTGCGCACCTCCGGCAGACCCAGCAGGTGGGTCAGGACGAACCACGTGTGGCTGGAGCGTTCGCCGATGCGGCAGTAGGCGATCGTGGGCCGGGTCGGGTCGAGCTGCGCGCCACCGGTCGTGTAGAGGGCCTCCAGCGCGGCGCGGTCCTTGAACCGGCCGTCCTCGGCCGCGGCCTGGGCCCACGGGACGTTCGCCGCCCCGGGGACGTGCCCACCGCGGACGGTCCCCTCCTGCGGGTAGTCGGGGATGTTCGTCAGCTGGCCGCTGTACTCCCCCGGCGACCGGACGTCGATGAGCTGACCGCCGAGGTGCTCGCGCACGTCCGGCAGGAAGGCCCGGATCGAGGCGTCGTCGCGCTCGACGACGGGGTACTGCGTCGGGGTGCGCTCGACGACGTCGGTCGTGACCTCGCGCCCCTCGGCCACCCAGGCCGCTCGGCCACCGTCGAGCAGCCGGACGTCGGCGTGCCCGAACAGGCTGAAGACCCACAGCGCGTAGGCGGCCCACCAGTTGTTCTTGTCGCCGTACACGACGATCGTGTCGTCGCGACCGATCCCCTTGCGCGACAGCAGCTCGGCGAAACGCACACCGTCGACGTAGTCGCGGGTCACCTGGTCGTTGAGCTCGGTGTGCCAGTCGACCTTCACGGCGCCAGGGATGTGACCGGTGTCGTACAGCAGGACGTCCTCGTCGCTCTCGACGACGACGAGACCCTCCCGCCCGAGGTTCTCGGCCAGCCAGGAGGTGCTGACGACGCGGTCGGGGTGGGCGTAGGCGGCGAACTTGGGATCGCTCGTGTCGGGCTGGACGCCGGCGGTGGCGGAGGTGGTCGTGGACATGCGGGAACTCCGGGAGGGGTCGGTACGGGAGGGGCAGCGGGACGGTCAGCTACAGGCGCTGCTGCACCGACGGCACAGGTCGACGACCCGCCGGTTGGAGGCGTGGAAGT includes the following:
- a CDS encoding PLP-dependent aminotransferase family protein, which translates into the protein MTILRDDIASLDAGPHLLSRRAKDVLPAVGFGPRPTSTVEGTIGLHGGTPGAHTLPLAGLSRAFADELADPAAPSLRYSVPLGLPELREWIATDEGTVPHRVAVTNGALHGLALVFDALLDPQDVVLVENPTYPLVLTLLRQRRVDTRPVATGPDGIDLDDLETQLRAGLRPKLLYTIPDFQNPTGTSSPTASRRRLVELAEQYGFLVLSDDPYRKLRFDGDPAEDLDLASGQVLHVNTFSKTLGPGLRLGWIAGPEWLIGAVLDARRDSDQHTSLVVQRGVHRFLAAPGALSDALRHSRSVLRERHDALIAAVGEELGGVLEVPAADGGIFVWGRVLDPAIDLEKALEAARQNAVDFPLGRYFSPVGPHEFGDRFRWGFSDLTPEQLREAVHRVAVAFASPLARR
- a CDS encoding sulfurtransferase, whose product is MSTTTSATAGVQPDTSDPKFAAYAHPDRVVSTSWLAENLGREGLVVVESDEDVLLYDTGHIPGAVKVDWHTELNDQVTRDYVDGVRFAELLSRKGIGRDDTIVVYGDKNNWWAAYALWVFSLFGHADVRLLDGGRAAWVAEGREVTTDVVERTPTQYPVVERDDASIRAFLPDVREHLGGQLIDVRSPGEYSGQLTNIPDYPQEGTVRGGHVPGAANVPWAQAAAEDGRFKDRAALEALYTTGGAQLDPTRPTIAYCRIGERSSHTWFVLTHLLGLPEVRNYDGSWTEWGNAVRVPIALGTEPGRVTR